The window CTCTCGAGCAGCACGCCCATCGTCGTGTTCGCGCACATCCCGCTCTGGAGCGTCTATCCCGATTGGGGTTGGGGCACCGACGACAGCGAGCAGGCGCTGGCGCTGCTCCGCCGCTTTGGCTCGGTCACCGTGCTCAACGGGCACATTCACCAGGTGCTGCAGAAGGTCGAGGGCAGCATCCGGTTCCACACGGCACAGTCCACGGCGTTCCCGCAGCCGGCGCCGGGCACCGCGCCGTCGCCCGGCCCGCTCACCGTGGAGCCGGGGCGCTTGAGGAGCCTGCTCGGGATTGCGAGCGCGGAGTTCGTGCGGGGGCATGAGGGACTGGCGGTGATCGATTCGCCGCTCGCGCCATCGTCGGGGGGCGCCGCGCCGGCAGCCCGCGCCGCGGCATCGGACACCGGCGCGCGCGGCGGCATGTTGCGCGGAACGACGGCACCGGGCGGCATCGGCATCGACAACTTCAGCTTCACGCCGGCGGCGCTCACCGCGGCCCCGGGCGCTCCGGTGAGTTGGACCAACCACGATGACGTGCCGCACAAGATCGTGAGCGCGGATAAGCGGTTCGACCCCTCACCCGTGCTGGACACCGGCGATCAGTACACCACCGCGTTCAAGGCGCCGGGGCGCTACGAGTACTTCTGCGCCCTGCACCCGCGGATGACGGGAACGATCGTGGTGGGTTGAGGCGGGAGCGACGAAGGGCCCGCGTGTCTGCTGGGACACGCGGGCCCTTCGTCCTTCGTGTCCACGCGAACACCAACCGCTCACCCGACGATCGCGCCGCGCATGCTCTGGCGCGCGCAACTCGCGTGGCGCCTGGATCTTGCCGCGCCGCTTTCCCCCGCCCGCATCGCTGGCCCCGCCCCTGCCTTCTCCTCCGGCGCCCGTCGTTCACCACCAGCGCGCCACCGGCGCCACACCCGAGGAGAACACCATGTCCATCAACCAGAGGGCCCGCTACTCGCTCGCCGTCTCGCCGCTCGTGCTGTTCGCGCTCGCCTGCGGCGGGTCCGAGGGCACCGATGTCACCCGCACCACGACCGCCGCTGCGTCGGTGCGTCCGAGCGCCGCCGTGTCGGCCCAGCCTGCCGCCGAGATGGATTCGGGCACGCCTGTGGTCGCCACTCCGCCGTCATCCGCGCCCGCGATGACCTACGACGACGCCGAGGCGGCGTTCCACGCCGGCCACTACACCGAGGCGACCGACGGATTCACCGGATACACCGAGAGTCACCCCGAGAATCCGTGGGGCTTCTACATGCTCGGCCTCTCCGCCTGGAAGGCCGGCAACCAGGGCGAGGCGCTGCACGCCTTCGACGAGGCGTTGGCGCTCGACCCGAATCACGTGAAGAGCCTGCTCAACTCGAGCCGCGTGCTGATCGAGCTGGGCCGCGCGGAGGAAGCGGTCGACCGGCTCAACACGGCGCTCACTGTGCACAGCTCGTCGAACGATGCCTATCGCCTGCTCGGCCGCGCACACGCGCTCCTCGGCGAGAGCGACTCGGCGGTGGGGGCTTACCACCACGCCATCGCCCTCGACCCGCGTGACGCGTGGGCGATGAACAACCTGGGCCTCTTGTATCTTGATCGAGGCCAGGCCGGCGACGCGCTCCCGCCGCTCGTCTCCGCGACGCGGATCCGGGACAACTCGCCCGTGTTCCAGAACAACCTCGGCCAGGCGCTGGAGCATGCCGGTTACTTCAGCGCGGCCGCGAGCGCCTACGAAACTGCGCTCGCGGCGGACAGCGGCTATACCAAGGCGTCGGTCGGATTGAGCCGGGTCCAGGGGCGGGAGGACCAGCCGAGCTTCGGCGCGCTCGATCTGGATGCGCTGGCGCTCGCGTTCAAAGCGCAGGTGGACGAGTGGCGCGGCGCGCTCGACAGCGCCGGCGAAGTCGAGGACAGCGCCGAGAGCGAGATGACGCGCGACAGCACCAGCGACTCGATCCCGGTGGTGGCCGACTCGGCAGTGACGTCGCAGCCGGATTCCGAGCCGTAACCTGCGACGAAGCCCGAGGCGGTGCGGTGGTGACGTGGATCACCGCCGCACCGTGTCCACCCGCGCATGCTGCTTCCCCGTTTTCTCTCGCCCCAACAATCCCTCGATCCGCTCGGAGCGCGTCCCCATGGCGACTCAATGCACCCACCTCGACCGGGTCCGCGACGTTTCCCCCCGCACGCCCGACGGCTGCGAGGAGT is drawn from Gemmatimonadales bacterium and contains these coding sequences:
- a CDS encoding tetratricopeptide repeat protein, which translates into the protein MSINQRARYSLAVSPLVLFALACGGSEGTDVTRTTTAAASVRPSAAVSAQPAAEMDSGTPVVATPPSSAPAMTYDDAEAAFHAGHYTEATDGFTGYTESHPENPWGFYMLGLSAWKAGNQGEALHAFDEALALDPNHVKSLLNSSRVLIELGRAEEAVDRLNTALTVHSSSNDAYRLLGRAHALLGESDSAVGAYHHAIALDPRDAWAMNNLGLLYLDRGQAGDALPPLVSATRIRDNSPVFQNNLGQALEHAGYFSAAASAYETALAADSGYTKASVGLSRVQGREDQPSFGALDLDALALAFKAQVDEWRGALDSAGEVEDSAESEMTRDSTSDSIPVVADSAVTSQPDSEP
- a CDS encoding metallophosphoesterase; translation: MDQHLEHDHNDDGVDRRGFLTCMAWAGTGMLWAVNGGVLSSVSLGAVRRFGLPDRLKGGLFFAQISDSHIGFSKEANHDVTATLLEAVGRVNALPHRPAFVLHTGDISQLSKPSEFDTADQVIRGIRTERVFYVPGEHDVLTDDGRQYLDRYGKGTKGSGWYSFDHTGVHFIGLVNVVNLKAGGLGALGPEQLAWLAKDVRGLSSSTPIVVFAHIPLWSVYPDWGWGTDDSEQALALLRRFGSVTVLNGHIHQVLQKVEGSIRFHTAQSTAFPQPAPGTAPSPGPLTVEPGRLRSLLGIASAEFVRGHEGLAVIDSPLAPSSGGAAPAARAAASDTGARGGMLRGTTAPGGIGIDNFSFTPAALTAAPGAPVSWTNHDDVPHKIVSADKRFDPSPVLDTGDQYTTAFKAPGRYEYFCALHPRMTGTIVVG